In the Myxococcus xanthus genome, TCACGGAACTCCGGCGGGTATGGGGGACGTGACTTCGGCATCGTGGGACCCTTTTCGCACAGCGGGTGGAACTCCACGAAACCGGGGCAACTTCAGTCCTTTGGGTTCTTGCCGCCCTCGATGGACTTGGCGAAGTTGTCCTTCACGCCCTCCTTCATTGTCTTCGCGAGACCGTGCCCCGCGCTTCGGTTGTCCTTCCAGGTCTGGACTCGGTCCTTGCCATCCTGGAGCTGCTGGCGGGCTGTTACCGTCGTGTCCAGCGGTTTGGGATACGTCTCCCAGTTCTCGAGACCCTTCGAATCCTGCTCCTCTTTCTTTGGGGCCGCGGGAGCTGGCTGTGTCTGGGGCTTGTCGTTCTTGGGCTCATGTCCGGGGACGTAGGGCCCCATCTGCAACCGCGGGGGCGTCGTCCCGGGGCTCGTGGGCTTGAAGGAGTCCTGGGGCGGCTGTGTCGCCGCCGGGACGGGCTTCTGTGTGGCCGGCGCGCGCTTCGACTTGGGCGGCTGTAGGGTCGCGGGCGAAGGCTTGACGGGAGGCGGCTTCGGCGGGTCGCGGCGGATAGGGGGCGGCGGCATGTGGAGGTTCCTCTCTTCGCTTCGAGATGGGCGTGGAAGGCGTCGCGCCATCCGCCAGCCGGCGAATGGCTGCCCATGTACTCGAGGAGAAAGAGGGGAGGCGCCTACCGGCGTCCCAAAAATCTCGCCTCAGGAGGCCCTCCAGCACGAGTCGGTTGTGCGTGAGCAGTGGCGGCAGGTTCCGCCGTGCTCGTAGCCAGCACCGCGTGCGGCTCGAAGCCCCGCATGGCTCAACGGTGATGGGTGAGCAGGTTCACCAGCCTTCCGAAGGGGTCGCGCACGAAGAATCTGCGCACGCCCCAAGGCTCGTCAGCCGGTCCATACTCTATCGGGATTCCCGCCTTCTTCACCCGAGTGAGGGCCGCATCGAGGTCGTCGACCTCGATGGACATGTCTGGCACTGGTGCGCCTGAGCCCCCTTGCGACATGAAGCTGATCTGCACAGTCATCGTTTCGCTTGAGCCGTAGGTTTCAATCCACCCCATATCCATCAGGACGTCGAGCCCGAGGACGTCCCGGTAGAATCGCTTGGCGGCGGCTGGCGTCGTCGCGCCCACATTGGTGACGATACGTAGGACCTTCACGACTGCCTCTCCTTGTCGTGCTTCGATGGGGCCATCTGCTTGCGAAGCGCTTCTTCCGTGAGCGCTTCCGTCTGCCCGCCGAGAAGCCACATGTGACTGAACAGGTCGCGCACGCGACCCTCGAGCTTGCCGTACGGTCGGTCCTCAAGGGGAAGCGGTTGGACTTCGGTCAGGGTTTCGTTTGGGGACATTGGCGCAATGTGCCCCGGGGCGGCCCGCCTCGTATTGAAGGAAATTGCCGCTCGTCGAGAGGTACGTGGTTGCGAGCCTCCTCCGACCGAGGGCGATACGCGGCGGGAGTGGCTCCCGAGAATGCCCTGAACTCGCGGACCAGATGTGCCTGGTCCGAAAACCCGTGCTCACCGGCCAAGGTGGTCCAGGTCATCTCCCCCCCGGCCGATTCGAGCACGCGCTGGAACCTGGCGATGCGCGCGAAGAGCTTGGGCTTGATGCCGACATGTACTTGAAACCGCTCAATGAGCCGGCGCGGCGAAAGGCCGAGTCGAACTCCTACGGCACGGACGCTCGCGCCGCCCATCAACAGCGAGCACGCGACCGCCACTGCTTCGTCGCGAGGCTTGGACGAGCGTGCCCGTGCGAGCAGCGCCGCCTCGAGCACGTCGAGCCGGGCCGCGGGAGTGGAGGCTTGCAGCAGGCGCTCACGAAGGATGGTGCCGTCACGCCCCCAGATTTCGTAGAGGTCGACGACCTTCCCGGTAAGTTCCGAGGCCGGCATGCCCAGAAACGGCGACGCACTCGCGGGGGCGAAGCTCACCCCGCAGATGGAGCGCTGGCAGGCAGTGTCGACGACTCTCGGTGCGGTGTAGGCGCCCTGAATCGCTACACCACGAGTCTTGTGTGCAAGGCGGCCGTCGAGCCTGTAGTCCCGGAACGTGTCCTCATGCAGATTGACCAGGAGCTGCATACGGCCAGACGGCAGCATGCGCTCGAAGCCGTGGGCGAGCTGCCCGTCGTATGTCCAGAGGGATTCCACGAGAGGAGCCAGAGTGGGGCTCCGAGGCTGGCGCGCGAGAATCATGGCAGCGCGACGGTAACAGAGCCGGGATGCACCACTGCGACGGATACGGAGTCCTCCTGCTGCTGAGCCAGCCCCGATTTCGTGGCGCTCCCGCTCTTTATGTGAAGGGGGAGGTTCAGGCGGCCAGCAGCACGCGGCGACGCAGCAAGTTTCAGCCCCGACACGCTGCTGCGGGGCACCTCTGCGTCGGAGAGCTTCCGCAGCTTCTCCTCGGCCCATCAACGGCGCCGCCGTCCCGGGGGGCTGAAACAATGTTGGTCGATTTCACGCAACGGTGTCGCACGGCCTGTCTCTTCCAGTCAGCAGGGGGGGGCATGGGGGCTCCCTGAGGACTCCTGGGAGGACGACATGAAGGCGGCGACACGGTACCTGGTGCTTCTGTCCATGCTGGTGGTGGGTTGCGGCGACTCAAGCGAAGGGGAGGGGGACGAAGACGGAAGCGGAGGCGGCTCGGACTCCGCGCTCAAGTGTGACACCGTGAGTTGGTGCAGCACGTGGGATGCGGACGGCGCGGAGGTGACGGATGCTCCCCCGCTGAACGGGGGGAAGCTGAGCGACGGCCTCTATCGCAGGGAGAGCGGTTCCAGCTATCCGTTTGCCATGCTCATCAAGGGGAAGTCCGTCCTCCTGATTGAGGCGGACTTGAGGAACGATTTGGGGACTTGGAAGGTGGAGAACAACCGTCTGGTCATGACCATCACGAGCCGCTGCTCAAACACTGAGAAGGAAACCTCGAACGAATCCTGGACCTGGGAGCACGCCTTCGCGGTCAAGAACGGCGTTCTCTATACGAAGGATTTGACCTGGGAGAGGCCCGTCGTCGCTTGGCGCAAGGTAGAGTCGCTGTGTGAGGAGTCCGCCTCGTTCAAGTGCATGGTGAGCAACTGCGCCTGTGAGTTCAAGACGAACACGTCCCTCCTGGGGCAGACGAGTTGCTTCTGAGCGCGGACATCACGGGCCTGGAGTGAGGGTAGAGCCCCCCATCACGGAGGGGCTCCGCCATGGGGCCTCCTGAAGCACGTGGTCCGCTGTCGTGAGGTTCAGTTCCCTGGCGCCCGCCGTGAGGGGGTGGGTATCACCGGCGGGCCCTTGGGGCTTGGAGCGACTCCGCCATCGTCTTGCGGTTGGGCGCGTCGCTGTCCAGGCGGATGAAGCCCGATGACCGCGCGTCCCACTCACTCGCATGGACGCGCTGCTGAAGGTGGCCTCGTGGCACCCATGACGCAGCGGGCTTCGAAGTCGCCGCCTCGGTCGCATGCTCGAGTGCCTGCGCGCGAACCGCCGCGGAGGGAACGCTCATCCCCATCCACGTGAAGAGGCGCTCCATGACGAGGGCCCGCTCGGGCTCGGCAAGGCCGCCGATGCTCGCACCGTGGTTGCCCTCCGGAGCGAAGTAGCGGAACGCGTCGTTGTCCTCGCGCACGGAAAATGCCGTGGCGGAATACGGGTCGTTCTCCCCGTAGATGAAGAGCATCCGCTTGCCGTGGTTGCGGACCCAGTGCTCCACCCGAAGCATGGCCCTCATGTCGAACGGCTCCGTCACAGGGAAGCTCACGTACACGTCGGGCGTGTTCTCCCCTGGGTAGCGCAGAAGCCCTCGCAGGTGATTCGCGGGGTAGCGCGACCAGCCCAACTGCGTCGCGGCTTGGTAGTAGGCGTACTCGAAGGGGGCGATGAAGCGGTCCGAGTAGGTGAAGGCAACGCCGACGACATCGTCCAGGAAGGCGAATGTCTCCGCCGCCGGCGCGCCGGCGGCGGGAATGCTCGCGCAAGCGGACGCGGTGCCGTACTGCCAGAAGTAGAAGGATGCCTCGACGGCGGAGAACTCCAGCGCGCGGTCCGGACCGCCCACGACGGTGAAGCCGGTGTTCCACTTCGTACCTAGCGCATCCACGAAGGGCAGCAGCTCCCCGCGGCGTAGCAGCACGTCCTGCTGGAAGGCCTCCAGCTTCGTGCGGCAGTCCGCATCCCCCAGCTCCGCGAGGAAGTGGACGTAGCGCACGTCGCGCAGCCCATGGTTGCTGGGCGCGACATACGGCAGGGTGGCGTCCACGTCATCCGGGTAGAAATAGCGGTGATACACGGCCGTCACGCCGCCCTTGCTGCCTCCGGTGGAGAGCCAGCGCGCGGGGTACAGGGGTTTGAAGGCCTGGACGGCGCGGTGGCTGTCGCTCGCGGCCTGGTAGATGGTGAGCAGCCGCGTATCCCGGGATGCCGGCACGGATGTCCCCATGAAGCGGTGCTCCACGGAGAGCTGGTTGGCACCGAGCAAGGCGGTGGGCTCGGCCTGCCAGGGCCTGGGCGCCAGCATGTAGCCCTCGGTGGAGAGCACCATGGGCGCGTCCACCGAGCGGTGAAGGAGCGTCATCCGGAGCTGGAAGCGCTCCCCTTGAGGACGCTCGTGGTCTGCGGGCTGTTCGAGCTGAAGCAAGAAGAAGCGTGTGCCCGGAAAGGGCGAGGGCTGCTCGAGGACAACGCTGAGCCCGGGAATGGATTGGAGCCGGGCGAGGATGTCCTCTGGCTCCGCCGCGGTCTCGAGCGCGGCCGCAGGCTGCTCCGATGAGGCTGGCTCCGCGAGGGATGTGTCCCCGCACGCCAGCAGCACCATGGCCAGCAGCAAGGCGGGCCTGTGAGTCTTCGTCATGGGATACACCAGGGGCCTTCGAGGTGCCGCTCAAACGCATGCCGTGCACCGCCATATCGGGCATGCCGGACACCAGCGGCGGAGTCCCGAGCACGAATCCCTCCGCGCCTCCAGCCCGGGAAGGTGGCGTCAACGAAGCATCAGTAGTTCCACGCGGTGCAGTCGGTCGTCGTGCGCGTGACGAACTCGGCCAGCGCGCGCATGTTCCTGACGAACGCGCTCGTATCGAGATGCCTCAACGGTGAACCTCGCCGGAAGACAGCACGTTATTGGCAACACCCCCGACTGGAGAGGGAGCCCACGCCCCAGTGGAAGCGCATGCGTGGAGACGCCTTCGCCGAGAAAGCTGGGATATGACGCAGCGTCCGAAAATCTCCAACGCAAGGCGTCAGGGACGGGCACCTATTGCATTGTCAGAAAAAGGTCGCTCCAGGAGCCACCAAGACTTCGGATGCATTGGCAAGAATCAAATCCTGTCGTAGACTTGTATAGCCGGATTAGCCGGCTCGATGAATGCGCCCCCTAATTGGAGTACACCCATGCGTTTGATTGCATCCATGCTCGCTGCGACTGCCCTTCTCGTTGGCTGTGGAGGGGAGGAGCAAGCTCCGGAGACCCTGCAGGAGGTGCCAGTGGCGCCCGCGCAGCAGAAGGATGGCGAGGGCTCGGTGACCGCGATGGCGGGCCCGTACTACTACGCGTGGTCGTCGGACAACGGGAAGCGGCTCGAGATCTGTGCCAACGACCTGACGGTGCACCGCTCCAACGGCTCGACCTGTACGCTGACTCGCGGGCAGACCTTCACCGTGTATAGCGGTGGCAGCGAGTGGGTTTCCGGCCACGCCTGGGGCAACTGCAACCTGGACGGCCAGGTGCAGAACGGCTGGTTCTGCTGAGACCGGTCGTCCCGGGGCCCGCGTGTGGCGCTTCGCCTTGCGCGGGCCTCGGTCCTTATCAGGATCCACGCGCACGACGGCGGCCTTCACCCTGTGTCCCGAGGAGTCGCGCGCACGCGCTCGGAGGTGCTCAGCGAGGAGCTGGATTTCGATTGCGCGGAGCGCGAAGCGGCCTGTCGCTTCAAGGCGCGCTACCGGCTGCGCAACGGAACATCCGAGGCGGAGGTCATCGATGCCGCCTTCCTGGGGCTCCGTAGGCGCGAGGTGTGCGTATGAGAGGTGGGCAGCAGCCCGGACGCATCCGCGCGCACACTGCCGGTGGCCGCGGACAGGCGGCTTCGGCACGAGGGCTCGCATGCGGTGGCGGAGCGGCGTCTCACGGCGGCGACCGCGCCCGAATGCCTCAACGTCACGCTGACGAATCGCAAGCCGTGGTGGGCTCCGGGCGGTGTGCAGCTGGGCCTGGGCGCGCGGCTGCGCCGCGGAGCCGTTCAGGTTTCGATGAAGCCGACCCTTGCCCCTCCCGAGCACGCAGGTTCCTTGGCCTGGTTGACCGACAGGGCGGCCCATGACACTCGGGAGTGCGCCGGCACGGAAGGCGTCGTGAGCCTCTGCGCGGCTGGCGATATCTGCGGCGCGCTCGGTCAATGTCGCCAGCCACGCCCAGCAGCGTGGTTCCCGTTCACCACGTCTTCAAGCACGAACCGCAGCTTCTGCACGCTGGGTGCAAAGGTCGGACAGCTCGTCGCGCAGGGTACGGCCGACGGCGCCGAGATTCGAACGGGCGTAGAGGGCAAGCTCGAGCCCGTCTACGACAGGAAATCCATCCTTTTCGCCCAGCACGCGATGGCCGGCCTGCACGCTACTCGCAGGCAACAGACTGACGCCGAGCCCAGCGCTCACCGCTGCACAGAGGCTTGCGAGGCTGGCACTCGAGTAGCCAATCCGCCACGCACGCCCGCGGCTCTCCAACGCGTGGATCATGTCCTGCCGATAGAGCGCCCCCACGGGGAACGCCACGAGCGGCAGAGCATCCGTGCCACCCTCGTACCTCGCCGTCACCGGCTGCGTCGCGCTGTCGATCCAGCACAGGGATTCCGCCCAGCGCGCATGGGAATCGCTGTCGGCGCCCCACTGCTTGACCAGCAACAGATCGAGCTCGCCGTTGCGGTAGAGGCGCAAGAGGTGGTGGCTCAACCCACACTCGACCTCCAGACGCAGGCGCGGTCGCTCGGCTGCGAAGCGCGTAAGCAGCGGCATCAGCGCTTCGCCCCCGAGATCCTCGGGCACACCTAATCGCAACACACCGCCGCTGCCGCCGGGGTTCAACTCAACGGTCGCCTCCTCGGCTAGGCGAAGGATCCGCTGCGCATAGCCAAGCAGGCGCTCCCCCTCTTCTGTGGGCACTACATGACGCTGGCTGCGGTTCAGCAGTCGGCAACCCAGGCTCTGCTCAAGGCGAATGAGCTGCTGGCTGACGGTCGATTGGGTCAGGTGCAGGCGCTCGCCGGCCCGGGTGAAATTTCCCGTTTCGACGACCGCGACGAAGCTTCGCAGCAAGAAGAGATCGAGCATGCGGGTGTCTCCACGATGGGCTCTCGGTCAAACTATTCAGAACTCCACTATGAGTCACTCTAGTATTTCGTTCTCGTATGAAATGGCAGGGGATTAGTGCACGTCGTCAGGAGGTGAAGTCGTGTCCCTGGCGAACATCTGGAGGGTGATGCTCACGACGCTGTTCACGATGGCCTGCGCAGCTTCTGCGGGAGCGGGGAATGGCGGCTTTCCATCGCCGCCCGAGGCGCACTTGCAGGCCGCGAGGGTTTCCCTCCACCGGCAGCCGGGTGGCCGATGTCGACATCGACAAGCAGGGCTTGAGCCGGGTCGTGGGGTACTTCTCGGGAGCCACGGACTTTGGCGATGGGCCGGTGACTCCCGTGCCCCCATCGACCGGGTTCGTGCTGGGACTTGCGCGCTGAGGTGAGGAGTTCGTC is a window encoding:
- a CDS encoding VOC family protein, translating into MKVLRIVTNVGATTPAAAKRFYRDVLGLDVLMDMGWIETYGSSETMTVQISFMSQGGSGAPVPDMSIEVDDLDAALTRVKKAGIPIEYGPADEPWGVRRFFVRDPFGRLVNLLTHHR
- a CDS encoding helix-turn-helix domain-containing protein; translated protein: MILARQPRSPTLAPLVESLWTYDGQLAHGFERMLPSGRMQLLVNLHEDTFRDYRLDGRLAHKTRGVAIQGAYTAPRVVDTACQRSICGVSFAPASASPFLGMPASELTGKVVDLYEIWGRDGTILRERLLQASTPAARLDVLEAALLARARSSKPRDEAVAVACSLLMGGASVRAVGVRLGLSPRRLIERFQVHVGIKPKLFARIARFQRVLESAGGEMTWTTLAGEHGFSDQAHLVREFRAFSGATPAAYRPRSEEARNHVPLDERQFPSIRGGPPRGTLRQCPQTKP
- a CDS encoding S28 family serine protease, which codes for MTKTHRPALLLAMVLLACGDTSLAEPASSEQPAAALETAAEPEDILARLQSIPGLSVVLEQPSPFPGTRFFLLQLEQPADHERPQGERFQLRMTLLHRSVDAPMVLSTEGYMLAPRPWQAEPTALLGANQLSVEHRFMGTSVPASRDTRLLTIYQAASDSHRAVQAFKPLYPARWLSTGGSKGGVTAVYHRYFYPDDVDATLPYVAPSNHGLRDVRYVHFLAELGDADCRTKLEAFQQDVLLRRGELLPFVDALGTKWNTGFTVVGGPDRALEFSAVEASFYFWQYGTASACASIPAAGAPAAETFAFLDDVVGVAFTYSDRFIAPFEYAYYQAATQLGWSRYPANHLRGLLRYPGENTPDVYVSFPVTEPFDMRAMLRVEHWVRNHGKRMLFIYGENDPYSATAFSVREDNDAFRYFAPEGNHGASIGGLAEPERALVMERLFTWMGMSVPSAAVRAQALEHATEAATSKPAASWVPRGHLQQRVHASEWDARSSGFIRLDSDAPNRKTMAESLQAPRARR
- a CDS encoding LysR family transcriptional regulator, giving the protein MLDLFLLRSFVAVVETGNFTRAGERLHLTQSTVSQQLIRLEQSLGCRLLNRSQRHVVPTEEGERLLGYAQRILRLAEEATVELNPGGSGGVLRLGVPEDLGGEALMPLLTRFAAERPRLRLEVECGLSHHLLRLYRNGELDLLLVKQWGADSDSHARWAESLCWIDSATQPVTARYEGGTDALPLVAFPVGALYRQDMIHALESRGRAWRIGYSSASLASLCAAVSAGLGVSLLPASSVQAGHRVLGEKDGFPVVDGLELALYARSNLGAVGRTLRDELSDLCTQRAEAAVRA